The nucleotide window CTTTACttgcaaattaaaattattcattttAACTGGTTATGATTGTTTAACAGAGTGTTTCGGACTTGCAACGGCTCGAGCAAAACTTCAGCACTTGGTTCCATATGCAAGATCGACAGACAAACATGGCAGCAGCCCCACTTGGCCTGGGACGACCATCCATGTGCTTCAACCCCAACTTGGTGTACACTAAAGCTACAAAACTGTTATCAGAAAGACATTCAAAAGCGAATTTTGATTGTCCTGCTCCAAGAAAGCGTCTTGGCAAGGTTCTCAAGCCGCTCGCGCCCAAAGCAGAAGTTAACGGTGACAACCCGAAGTTTGTGACACTTACAGATTTATTGGATGGAAAGAACATTAACACGGATCCGAAGTCTCAACGACGTCCGTTTCTCCGTCCGCTTGTCACCATCAGCCGTTCCGCTAGAAAAAATATTCGTAAAACCGGCAAGAAAGATGTTCCAAAGAAGTCTTTGTCCACGTGCGAATCTTCCTCTTCAATGATTTTTTCTTCTCTACCCCTAGCTCCTTCGACGCCATTGTTTGTGGCCAAGTCACACCCTCGGTGCAAGCTGCAAAAAGCGGTAAAAAACAGATTGGAGAACAGGAGCTCTTCATCTGGAAGCCAGCTTGGATTGCCTAATATGGTTCACATGAAGGACAATGCTCAGCATGCGGCTTCCAAATCAACTTCTATCTCCTCCCCGATGAAGAAGCATCTTTATAAGTGATCCTGATTTAGACCTCTCTGAACTTTGTTTAATTCTAAAAGttatttatcaaaacattttgGCTGTATATGAATTATGTAATTTTATCCATGTGCAAGGGCATAAACGCAATTTTGGTTGCTGCTTTGGATTCATTTGGCGTTGCGCAATCATCAACTCATGCATTATTTTTGCcaattcatttttgtttgctgTATTCATACATCGCTACGTGTGGAATCAATTACTCGCAATCATTCATCTAAATCTCAAACACAGAATGCAATTAAGAAAACATGGGATTGAATAAAAAGTCTGTAAGAGTCATAATTACTAATTTGCAGAAAGCTCTGTATTGACTAACTTTTAAAGTGAGAGGTACGTCCAAAAACAAGTCGGCCTTAAATCGAAGAGTTGATGTCAGTTAATTTACTGGTGAATGAATTTTTAATCATATGAAGTGGTTAGGCCATAATTGCAATAAGTAAGtggcaaaaatgcaaattaatCGCTTATGACGAAGATCGCAATTCTTATTACATCAAtatgatagaaaaaaatatgaatgaCTTAATAGGTGTTTGGATGAAGTCTGAATAGAATGTTTCCTGTGAATGACAAGTAAAGAttaatagaaaatattttgagtcAAGTAAGCCTAAACTAGCTTACCGTTGGTGTATTTGGACTGGTTAGTGTAAAAGCTAACCTAGAGTACAGTTCAGTGTCGGCTGTTGACTCTGACTGCGATAAAAGCAAGAATGGTTTATCAGTTTATGTGCTGTCGTCTGCGACATTCTTCTGCtaaacataattattttttgctaaTAATCACCTACTTATGGACATGGATTCCATCGAAAACGCGTTAGCTGACTTACCATTCCTCATACAATTTATCCCAGTCAACAAGCATATGGTTTATACATTGTGACATCGTAGTGACCGTCGTCTCTGTCATATTAGGAGATTAAATTTGTCATACAATTTTAGCAATAATTGCTTAACCATTACATGTTATTAATATTCCTTTCACCAGCATACTAACTGACAACTAATCTTTGATTTAAATGCAAATCGTTTTTTGACTTGCCCCTCACATTAATGATATGATGTCAGAATAAAGTACAAAGCGaattttcaaagattttaGACGTTTCTCCTTTTGGTGATTGATATAGTTGAATCAAAACTTTTGACGGCTTGCGATCTCCATCGTCACGAAAAAGTACAAAGGCTGGCACTTATCAAAAATAGAAACCGAAGTATTCAACAGCTTTGAATACAGAAAACACAGACGAATCGTCCAAAATATGCATCATTTGATGGGTAGTGCTCACTGCTTACTTGTGCATtgggtactacgacaccttatcgaaagacactttatcgaaagacactttatcgaacgacacctgatcgaaacgacagctgatcgaaagacactttatcgaacgacagttaatcgagccgacagttgatcgaaagacactttatcgaaacgacagctgatcgaacgacattttatcgaaccgacagttaatcaaaacgacagttgatcgaacgacactttatcgaaccgacagttcaagcaagattttagcgtgtttctcaaacattggaacaatgagccattgtgatgtgcggtctttgtaatggtgtgcattaatgaattgtgatgtatatatcataaagttgacgatttatattttatatctatattttatatttgtatcataaagtgttcgatttcgcatggcggccggcccgcccacatattaataagatatcacaagaatacgcacgagaattactaagtacgagattgtctgtacagtagactagactagtcattatagatacaaagagtaaggaattgaaggcaaaatttaatagcaaggggcatgtcgctgtctgacttttacacaaagtagcttcttgaaagtggtctttatcccagcttgaccgacagcgcaaaataaatggcttcgatgcttggtagcacgtacacatgtgaacaaatgttttcaacaatgaaattcacgaaaagcaagctaagatcacgcatttccgacgcctatttagaaaatgttctggctCTTGCTTCATATGACTTGccaccagatgttgaaaaactttcacaaagcaagcagcatcaagtgtcactttaatgctgtgttgttgaagtgtgaacaCAACGGTTCCAACGAATTgttaattgaacaattgagtgctggaatcgatggcccaccacggaagaagcgctacgacgctgtcaaccaacgtctgaggagcatagttgaaaattatgactcaacaaacatggacataaaaagttatcttcgagcaattgcacacaacttgtgattaaatgaatgcgattgaaatgtgcacttcgtcagttgtcgtgcttttaacagtgcatgttgtcagttcttttaataaattgtcgttcttttaacagtgcatatcgtcagttgtttcaataaattgtggatcttttaaccctatcctaaccaggctcgcgagtttactaaaaaaactaggtgtggccaaccccgcacacacatttgcaatcgttaattactagaaacctatgcgtcgtagacgatgagattattacaggttagtagaaacatcatctggcttcctgtatacatcataattgtaaaactaaagaaagtgaatttagtgtaaattaggtatttctaaaagtgacacatttctataaattcttcttgttacgccgcgcccccgctgtgaaaagagaacgaaaaagaatagttagtcaagttattggtgcgtaaatgagtaatacgtttcaatgcggagagagagcaaaattatataaatatcacaatatctcaaaaattgcaaaatctaactttatcaaacaaacatggacagatagctgaacatcacaatgacccattgtttcaatgtttgagaaacacgcaaaaatcttgcttgaactgtcggttcgataaagtgtcgttcgatcaactgtcgttttgattaactgtcggttcgataaagtgtcgtttgatcaactttcggttcgataaagtgtctttcgatcaactgtcgtttcgatcaggtgtcgtttcgatcaggtgtcgttcgattaagtgtctttcgataaagtgtcgttcgattaagtgtcgttcgataaagtgtctttcgataaggtgtcgggtCACGGTGCATTGAATGCAAAAACGACAATTACACTTATAGGGTTGATAATTAATACGCGACACAAACAAATCCAATCACTTCCAatatatgttttgcaaaattaacaacTTTAGGAGCCGCTGAAACTGTATCTACTTCCAAGCAGTAAATTGTAATCTTAAATATAATGAATACTCATTATTTTGAAGTCGAAAAAGATAATGTAACCAAGGTTCGTAGCGCTTTGTGGCAAATGCAACTTTATTCCTTATCTTGGTACAATGCAACTCGACCTAACCAAGTGCGAAAACTATTGTATCAACTTGGCAATAATCGCACCTTCTGTTTACCAACTTGACTTGAAGCTTGGTCGGTGCGGAAACTTTGAcgaaaaacaagaaaagtcTGCTGAAAAGCAACAGAATTAAAATTGCGTCTTACAGTCTGATCTAAGTGTAGTTTTAGGAGAGCTACAAGTGTAAAACCTTATACGCGTAACTACAATGGTGTTTAGCGAATTTTAACGTGTATTAGCCTATAACTTGACGTGCAATATAACTGGCGAAAAACCGGATTCTGTCGTGCAGTGAAATGTTAATGCTacaagtaaattttttagtaacaAATTAGGTAACACTAGAACTTCGAATTACGGAAAGACGTCTAGCCTAAAACATAGCACAAGTTAAGATGATTTGGTCATTTTCAAcacttttaaataataaaactcaGCCAATGACAGTGGTTGCAGGTTATTGTATCAGTAAGCCTTACCTTTAAGTACGGGTTTCTTTTGTGTTTCCCAATCAATAGTCATCTCATAGGATACATAATCACTGAAACATAGGAAAACAATTGCTCAAAAGTTAGTTACCTTTGAGCAAGatttttcttgcaaacttCCTTATTGATTGAGACATTGCTTTGCAGGTGATGACAATTTGTTAGTGATTTAATTTAAAGGTTGAATAGCTTTTTAATATCGTGTTTGAAATAATATATTCATGGTTGAAAATCAAAAAGTCACCAATATTTGTTGCCGTAACTTGTTTAACAAATTAACTTTATGACACGATGCGAATTTATTGGCGACTGCGATGTTGTGATTTTAATATATTCTACTGCTTTACttgcaaattaaaattattcatttttaactAGTTATGATTGTTTAACAGAGTGTTTCGGACTTGCAACGGCTCGAGCAAAACCTCAGCACTTGGTTCCATATGCAAGATCGACAGACAAACATGGCAGCAGCCCCACTTGGCCTGGGACGACCATCCATGTGCTTTAAACCCAACTTGGCGTGCACCAAGGCTACAAAACTGTTATCAGAAAGACATTCAAAAGCGAATTTAGATTGTACTGCTCCAAGAAAGCGTCTTGGCAACGTTCTCAAGCCGCTCGCGCCCAAAGCAAAGGTTAACGGTGACAACCCGAAGTTTGTGAAACTTACAGATTTATTGGATGGAAAGAACATTTACACGGATCCGCAGTCTCAACGACGTCCGTTTCTCCGTCCGCGTGTCACCATCAGCCGTTCCGCTAGAAAAAATATTCGTAATACCGGCAAGAAAGATGTTCCTAAGATGTATTTGTCCAAGTGCCAATCTTCCTCTTCGATGATCTTTTCTCCTCTACCCCTAGCTCCTCCATCGCTACTGTTAGAGGCAAAGCCACATCTTCGGTGCAAGCTGCAAAAAGCGGTAAAAAACGGATTGGAGAACAGGAGCTCTTCATCAGGAAGCCAGCTTGGATTCCCTAATATGGTTCACAGGAAGGACAATGTTCAGAATGCGACTTCCAAATCAGTTTCTGTCGGCTCCCCGATAAAGAAGCATCGTTTTAAGCGATCCACATCCTTGTGGAAATCAGTTACTCTTCGAGAGCAACAGAAGAAATGCGAGGAAAGAGTCCGAGCTCTGCAAAGTCAGGCATACAATGAGTAGCTCTATGAGTCATACTCATACTCATACTATACAAATATCAGCTCTCCGATAAAGAAGCATCTTTTTAAGCGATCCTGATTTGGACCTCTCTGAACTTTGTTTAATTCTAAAGGTTATTTATCAAAGCATTTTAGCTGTGtatggattttgtaattttatgtaTGTGCAAGAGCATAAATGCAATTTTGGTTGTTGCTTTGATTTCATTTGGCGTTACACAATCCGTGacccgacaccttatcgaaagacactttatcgaacgacacttaatcgaacgacactttatcgaaagacacttaatcgaacgacacctgatcgaaacgacacctgatcgaaacgacagttgatcgaaagacactttatcgaaccgaaagttgatcaaacgacactttatcgaaccgacagttaatcaaaacgacagttgatcgaacgacactttatcgaaccgacagttcaagcaagatttttgcgtgtttctcaaacattgaaacaatgggtcattgtgatgttcagctatctgtccatgtttgtttgataaagttggattttgtaatttttgagatattgtgatatttatataattttgctct belongs to Clavelina lepadiformis chromosome 6, kaClaLepa1.1, whole genome shotgun sequence and includes:
- the LOC143462755 gene encoding uncharacterized protein LOC143462755 gives rise to the protein MQDRQTNMAAAPLGLGRPSMCFNPNLVYTKATKLLSERHSKANFDCPAPRKRLGKVLKPLAPKAEVNGDNPKFVTLTDLLDGKNINTDPKSQRRPFLRPLVTISRSARKNIRKTGKKDVPKKSLSTCESSSSMIFSSLPLAPSTPLFVAKSHPRCKLQKAVKNRLENRSSSSGSQLGLPNMVHMKDNAQHAASKSTSISSPMKKHLYK
- the LOC143462161 gene encoding uncharacterized protein LOC143462161, which gives rise to MCFKPNLACTKATKLLSERHSKANLDCTAPRKRLGNVLKPLAPKAKVNGDNPKFVKLTDLLDGKNIYTDPQSQRRPFLRPRVTISRSARKNIRNTGKKDVPKMYLSKCQSSSSMIFSPLPLAPPSLLLEAKPHLRCKLQKAVKNGLENRSSSSGSQLGFPNMVHRKDNVQNATSKSVSVGSPIKKHRFKRSTSLWKSVTLREQQKKCEERVRALQSQAYNE